Proteins found in one Drosophila innubila isolate TH190305 chromosome X, UK_Dinn_1.0, whole genome shotgun sequence genomic segment:
- the LOC117793806 gene encoding hornerin: protein MQFALSRSLLICAFCASLSLTGAKQVQQQQQQATKLKRDAALSFGSGLYHGPSHKYLPPSAVTSGYESTYASLHGNGLASSSGFDFASLDTDNSHHHYNQHHYSAQHGHGLGHIYGLGHGYGLGHAQGHGHGHGRPVYISSAGAAGYQHHHHQQQQPHSHRPKVETYIVQTSNPHHQSHGNGLAGGLGLGLAGGLGGGYKYAGSSGGFLNLLSGAHKQHGGNTYLLATPTYSTNHAGAGHGLGGHEDHSTAGYSYEAPSVHFKQPLSSYGVPILPNYEHEEQEQEQEQEQQSEHQAEHTPHNHNHGDQQPPAYALGHKGLGHFSYTSSKPHALNTDIHQHQQEAPFKPSAFLGAKHEPSPGFDFATPTSSSSSSHQFLQPPTAAGYDYAHPAPPPSVLYGAPAQSGDSAAPIFEPESTYLPPVSSYGAPATPTHSYH from the coding sequence TTATCGCGGTCGCTGCTGATTTGCGCGTTCTGCGCTAGCTTATCCTTAACCGGTGCCAagcaagtacaacaacaacaacagcaggcaaCAAAACTGAAACGTGATGCAGCATTGAGTTTTGGCAGTGGACTTTATCATGGCCCCTCCCACAAATACTTGCCGCCTTCAGCAGTGACTTCCGGTTACGAGAGCACATATGCATCATTGCATGGCAATGGATTGGCCTCGAGCAGCGGCTTTGACTTTGCCAGCCTGGACACGGACAACAGTCATCATCATTATAATCAGCATCATTATAGTGCTCAACATGGACATGGACTGGGACATATATATGGACTAGGACATGGATATGGACTAGGACACGCACAGGGACatggacacggacacggacgtCCTGTGTATATAAGCTCGGCAGGAGCAGCTGGttatcagcatcatcatcatcagcaacaacagccgcaTTCACATCGTCCCAAGGTGGAAACCTATATTGTGCAGACGAGCAATCCGCATCATCAGAGTCATGGCAATGGCTTGGCCGGAGGATTGGGACTGGGTTTGGCAGGTGGACTGGGTGGGGGCTACAAATATGCCGGCAGCTCTGGCGGATTTCTGAATTTATTAAGCGGCGCTCACAAACAACATGGCGGCAACACTTATCTgctggccacgcccacttacAGCACAAATCATGCAGGCGCAGGACATGGACTTGGCGGACACGAGGATCACAGCACCGCCGGCTACAGCTATGAGGCGCCCAGTGTGCATTTTAAGCAACCTTTGAGCAGCTATGGTGTTCCAATTTTACCCAATTACGAGCAcgaggaacaggaacaggaacaggagcaggagcagcagtcGGAACATCAAGCGGAGCACACGCCGCACAATCATAATCATGGCGATCAACAGCCACCAGCTTATGCCTTGGGTCACAAGGGATTGGGACACtttagctatacgtccagtaagCCACATGCTCTCAATACGGACATCCATCAACATCAGCAGGAGGCGCCTTTCAAGCCCAGCGCCTTTTTGGGCGCCAAACATGAGCCGAGCCCAGGTTTTGactttgccacgcccacttcgAGCAGCTCCAGCAGTCATCAGTTCTTGCAGCCGCCCACAGCAGCTGGCTATGATTATGCTCATCCCGCTCCTCCGCCGAGTGTACTTTATGGTGCTCCTGCACAATCTGGAGATTCGGCCGCGCCCATTTTTGAGCCAGAATCCACGTATTTGCCACCCGTGAGCAGCTATGGCgcccctgccacgcccacacacagCTACCACTAA